A genome region from Nocardiopsis exhalans includes the following:
- a CDS encoding creatininase family protein — protein MDFSDLLPNTTSEDEGARAARIALLPVGSLEQHGPHLPLTTDTVVASALAQSLADAYPGLRVLPPITFGCSHEHEAWPGTVSVSAPTLHAMAADIAESLRRAGTPKLVLVNGHGGNHVLANLVQASRGDMALFPGPHDWESARTAAKMSTDNDRDMHAGELETSVLLHVRPDLVRSGYEEADHIADRRDHLLTVGLSRYTRSGVVGQPSRAAAVEGRDLLAHLVKVFAGYLNVLDPQQAPHQHQPAGKSGGQGKKPVRH, from the coding sequence ATGGACTTCTCCGATCTCCTACCGAACACCACAAGCGAGGACGAGGGCGCCAGGGCGGCCCGGATCGCGCTGCTTCCGGTGGGCAGCCTCGAACAGCACGGCCCCCACCTGCCGTTGACCACGGACACCGTCGTCGCCTCGGCCCTGGCCCAGAGCCTGGCCGACGCCTATCCCGGGCTGCGGGTCCTGCCCCCGATCACCTTCGGCTGCTCCCACGAACACGAGGCCTGGCCCGGTACGGTCAGCGTCTCGGCGCCCACCCTGCACGCCATGGCCGCCGACATCGCCGAATCCCTGCGCCGGGCGGGCACCCCGAAGCTGGTCCTGGTCAACGGGCACGGCGGCAACCACGTCCTGGCCAACCTGGTCCAGGCCTCCCGCGGCGACATGGCGCTCTTCCCCGGACCCCACGACTGGGAGAGCGCCCGCACGGCGGCGAAGATGAGCACCGACAACGACCGCGACATGCACGCCGGGGAACTGGAGACCTCGGTGCTGTTGCACGTGCGCCCCGACCTGGTCCGGTCCGGTTACGAGGAGGCCGACCACATCGCCGACCGTCGCGACCACCTGCTCACCGTCGGGCTGTCCCGCTACACCCGCTCCGGGGTCGTGGGCCAGCCCTCACGAGCCGCCGCGGTCGAGGGCCGGGACCTGCTGGCGCACCTGGTCAAGGTCTTCGCCGGGTACCTGAACGTGCTCGACCCGCAGCAGGCGCCACACCAGCACCAGCCCGCCGGGAAGAGCGGCGGCCAGGGCAAGAAGCCCGTACGTCACTGA
- a CDS encoding class I SAM-dependent methyltransferase gives MSSASDNPLPAFEPDWLALREETDADARATAPLDPLRVHLAGRGAGPSARPIRVADLGCGTGSQGRWLAPKLSGAQKWVLYDIDPGLLSLAGAYMPASAADGSPVSARMCLRDLASITGPDLAGFDLVTGSALLDLLTPQELKSVAGAVAEAGCAALFTLSVVGRVELFPSDPDDPALAKAFNEHQRRGGRLGPDAAGAAGEIFADLGYRTLTFPSPWRLCPERIPLTTAWLRGWVGAALEQDPEAAAGGYLERRLGECDRGELGAVVHHTDLLLLPDGAEGDTGLS, from the coding sequence TTGAGCTCTGCTTCCGACAACCCACTTCCGGCCTTCGAGCCGGACTGGCTGGCCCTGCGTGAGGAGACCGACGCCGACGCCCGTGCGACCGCGCCGCTGGACCCGTTGCGGGTCCACCTGGCCGGTCGCGGCGCCGGGCCGTCCGCGCGGCCGATCAGGGTCGCGGACCTGGGCTGCGGTACCGGCTCCCAGGGACGCTGGTTGGCGCCCAAACTCTCCGGAGCGCAGAAGTGGGTCCTGTACGACATCGACCCGGGGCTGCTGTCGCTGGCCGGGGCGTACATGCCCGCGTCGGCGGCGGACGGTTCCCCGGTGAGTGCTCGGATGTGCCTGCGGGATCTGGCTTCGATCACCGGACCGGACCTGGCCGGGTTCGACCTGGTCACCGGTTCCGCGCTGTTGGACCTGCTCACCCCCCAGGAGCTCAAATCCGTCGCCGGGGCGGTGGCCGAAGCGGGCTGCGCTGCTCTGTTCACGCTGTCGGTGGTGGGCCGGGTGGAGCTCTTCCCCAGTGATCCGGACGATCCCGCGCTCGCCAAGGCCTTCAACGAACACCAGCGGCGCGGAGGCCGGTTGGGGCCGGACGCGGCCGGGGCGGCCGGTGAGATTTTCGCGGATCTGGGCTACCGGACGCTGACCTTCCCGAGCCCCTGGCGGCTGTGCCCCGAGCGCATCCCGCTGACCACGGCCTGGTTGCGGGGCTGGGTCGGGGCCGCCTTGGAACAGGACCCGGAGGCCGCCGCGGGCGGCTACCTGGAGCGTCGGCTCGGTGAGTGCGATCGGGGCGAGCTGGGCGCGGTCGTGCATCACACCGATCTCCTGCTGCTCCCGGACGGGGCTGAGGGGGATACTGGGCTCTCATGA
- a CDS encoding SAM-dependent methyltransferase, producing the protein MTDTHIDTTVAHTARVWNYWLGGKDNYPVDREVGDRVKELFPLVAEVAQGDRLFLRRVVSHLVREEDVTQFLDIGTGLPTANNTHEVAQALDPETRVVYVDNDPLVLTHARALLVGTDTGKTQFVDADLRDVEKVIEAARETLDFDKPIGLTLMGTMGHFEFEEALRLVRAYADRLAPGSFFAVCDGVMAHMEVEDAERAAEGMRIWEEQVAQTYYMRSVEEFAQFFDGFELVEPGAVSVFRWRPEPADVGTVRDVPQYAGLAKKV; encoded by the coding sequence ATGACGGACACACACATCGACACGACCGTCGCGCACACCGCCCGAGTCTGGAACTACTGGCTCGGCGGCAAGGACAACTACCCCGTCGACCGCGAGGTGGGAGACCGGGTCAAAGAGCTGTTCCCTCTGGTGGCGGAGGTCGCCCAGGGTGACCGGCTGTTCCTGCGCCGCGTGGTCAGCCACCTCGTCCGGGAAGAGGACGTCACCCAGTTCCTCGACATCGGCACCGGCCTGCCCACCGCCAACAACACCCACGAGGTCGCCCAGGCGCTCGATCCCGAGACCCGCGTGGTCTACGTCGACAACGACCCCCTGGTCCTGACCCACGCGCGTGCTCTGCTCGTGGGCACGGACACCGGGAAGACCCAGTTCGTGGACGCGGATCTGCGCGATGTCGAAAAGGTCATCGAAGCCGCCAGGGAAACCCTGGACTTCGACAAGCCGATCGGCCTGACCCTGATGGGCACGATGGGGCACTTCGAGTTCGAGGAAGCCCTCCGCTTGGTCCGCGCCTACGCGGACCGTCTGGCTCCGGGCAGCTTCTTCGCCGTGTGCGACGGCGTGATGGCCCACATGGAGGTCGAGGACGCCGAGCGCGCCGCCGAGGGCATGCGGATCTGGGAGGAGCAGGTCGCCCAGACCTACTACATGCGCAGCGTGGAAGAGTTCGCCCAGTTCTTCGACGGCTTCGAACTGGTCGAGCCCGGCGCCGTCTCGGTCTTCCGCTGGCGCCCCGAACCCGCCGATGTCGGCACCGTCCGCGACGTCCCCCAGTACGCGGGCCTGGCCAAGAAGGTCTGA
- a CDS encoding MFS transporter, giving the protein MRSLSGLLIVLGVTMLSGTIVSVALPQILGALQGTQSQYTWVVTATLLASTASTPVWGKLADLFPKKRLLQISIVLFIVASLLSGFAQNTEQLIAFRALQGLGMGASQVLVQATIAALVSPKERGRFNGVIGAIMAVATVGGPLIGGALTDIPWLGWRWCFFIGVPFMLVALVVLTRTLHLTEEHRTDVRVDYLGATLIAAGVSTLLLWVTFVGGGFAWISWQSGAMVAGGLVLLALAVCVENRVAEPVIPLHLVIRREPMIAIVASVAVGMAMFGGAVFLGQYFQLARGYSPTAAGLLTTPLMLGMMAASTVSGWMISRSGRVKSYVVTGLVFLTLGFGLLSTIDESTSLLVVSPGMLGVGVGVGLSMQNLVLVVQNSVPLRELGAASGAITFFRSLGGTIGVSVLGAILASRVSTNITEGVTASGVDIPAGGADGSTLDLAGMPAFLRQIVESAYGSSTGDIFLVATGIALVGLVVVLFLPRVQLRDTVDMVEETPEPEPRHDRSTPSA; this is encoded by the coding sequence ATGCGCTCCCTGAGCGGACTGCTGATCGTCCTGGGCGTGACGATGCTCAGCGGCACGATCGTCTCGGTCGCGCTGCCCCAGATCCTCGGGGCCCTCCAGGGCACCCAGTCCCAGTACACCTGGGTCGTCACCGCGACGCTGCTGGCGTCCACGGCCTCCACCCCCGTCTGGGGCAAGCTCGCCGACCTGTTCCCCAAGAAACGCCTCCTCCAGATCTCGATCGTCCTGTTCATCGTCGCCTCCCTGCTCAGCGGGTTCGCGCAGAACACCGAACAGCTCATCGCCTTCCGAGCCCTGCAGGGGCTGGGCATGGGCGCCTCCCAGGTCCTGGTCCAGGCCACCATCGCCGCCCTGGTCAGCCCCAAGGAACGCGGCCGCTTCAACGGAGTCATCGGCGCCATCATGGCCGTGGCCACCGTCGGCGGCCCGCTGATCGGCGGCGCCCTGACCGACATCCCCTGGCTCGGCTGGCGCTGGTGCTTCTTCATCGGCGTACCGTTCATGCTGGTCGCCCTGGTCGTACTCACGCGCACCCTGCACCTGACCGAGGAACACCGCACCGACGTGCGCGTGGACTACCTCGGCGCCACCCTCATCGCAGCCGGGGTCAGCACCCTGCTGCTGTGGGTGACCTTCGTCGGCGGCGGCTTCGCGTGGATCTCCTGGCAGTCCGGCGCCATGGTCGCCGGCGGCCTCGTCCTGCTCGCCCTGGCCGTGTGTGTGGAGAACCGGGTCGCAGAGCCGGTCATCCCGCTGCACCTGGTGATCCGCCGTGAGCCGATGATCGCCATCGTGGCCAGCGTCGCGGTGGGCATGGCCATGTTCGGCGGCGCCGTCTTCCTCGGCCAGTACTTCCAACTGGCCCGCGGCTACTCCCCCACCGCCGCGGGGCTGCTCACCACCCCGTTGATGCTCGGCATGATGGCCGCCTCGACCGTCTCGGGCTGGATGATCTCGCGCTCGGGCCGGGTCAAGTCCTACGTCGTCACCGGCCTGGTGTTCCTGACCCTGGGATTCGGTCTGCTGTCCACCATCGACGAGAGCACCTCGCTGCTCGTGGTCTCCCCGGGCATGCTCGGGGTCGGCGTGGGCGTGGGTCTGTCCATGCAGAACCTGGTACTGGTCGTGCAGAACTCGGTACCGCTGCGCGAACTCGGCGCGGCCAGCGGAGCGATCACGTTCTTCCGCTCTCTGGGCGGCACCATCGGGGTCTCGGTGCTCGGCGCGATCCTCGCCAGCCGGGTGAGCACCAACATCACCGAGGGAGTGACCGCCTCGGGCGTGGACATCCCCGCCGGCGGGGCCGACGGCAGCACCCTGGACCTGGCCGGTATGCCCGCCTTCCTGCGCCAGATCGTCGAGAGCGCCTACGGCTCCTCCACCGGCGACATCTTCCTCGTGGCCACCGGCATCGCCCTGGTCGGCCTGGTGGTGGTGCTCTTCCTGCCCCGGGTCCAGCTACGCGACACCGTGGACATGGTCGAGGAGACCCCCGAACCGGAGCCACGGCACGACAGGAGCACCCCCTCCGCCTGA
- a CDS encoding glycosyltransferase family 4 protein — MSALVFVVPEATAPSGGHTYDRRIAAALGELGRPVRTVTLGGAWPRPGRGATAELSAVLAQAPDGSRVLVDGLVACGVPEAVLPHARRLRIAVLVHLPLADETGLAADTARELDARERALLRGGVTVVATSAWAARRLAEQHGLERVAVVRPGVDPAPLAHGSGFEERTDSVPRLVCVASLTPRKGHDLLFQALSGLRDLSWTCVCAGPGTPPPYSGLEDRVRFTGAVVGGALAEVYDSADLLVLASRAETYGMVVTEALARGVPVVAARVGGVPEALGRTPDGRVPGLLALPEDSAALEHALRDWLTDQDLRERLREAARVRRSELAGWPEAARTMAQVLGL, encoded by the coding sequence GTGAGCGCTCTCGTCTTCGTCGTCCCCGAGGCGACCGCGCCCAGCGGCGGCCACACATACGACCGGCGCATCGCGGCCGCGCTGGGGGAGCTGGGGCGGCCGGTCCGGACGGTGACGCTGGGCGGGGCCTGGCCCCGCCCGGGCCGCGGGGCGACCGCCGAACTCTCCGCCGTGCTGGCCCAGGCGCCCGACGGTTCTCGTGTGCTGGTGGACGGCCTGGTGGCCTGCGGAGTACCCGAGGCGGTGCTCCCGCACGCCCGGCGGCTGCGCATCGCGGTACTGGTGCACCTGCCGCTGGCCGACGAGACCGGACTGGCAGCGGATACCGCCCGCGAGCTGGACGCGCGGGAGCGGGCGCTACTGCGCGGTGGGGTGACAGTGGTGGCCACCAGTGCGTGGGCGGCACGGCGGCTGGCCGAGCAGCACGGCCTGGAACGGGTGGCGGTGGTGCGCCCCGGGGTGGATCCGGCACCGCTGGCCCACGGGAGCGGCTTCGAGGAGCGCACGGACAGCGTCCCCCGGTTGGTGTGTGTGGCCTCGTTGACCCCTCGCAAAGGCCACGACCTGCTGTTCCAAGCCCTCTCCGGGCTGCGGGACCTGTCATGGACGTGCGTGTGCGCGGGGCCGGGCACCCCTCCCCCGTACTCGGGGCTCGAAGACCGGGTGCGGTTCACCGGAGCGGTGGTCGGCGGTGCGCTGGCCGAGGTCTACGACTCCGCCGACCTCCTGGTACTGGCCTCACGTGCCGAGACCTACGGCATGGTCGTGACCGAGGCGCTGGCCCGGGGGGTGCCGGTGGTGGCCGCCCGGGTGGGCGGGGTCCCCGAGGCCTTGGGGCGAACCCCGGACGGTCGGGTCCCCGGGTTGTTGGCGCTCCCCGAGGACTCGGCGGCGCTGGAGCACGCCCTGCGCGACTGGCTGACCGACCAGGACCTACGCGAACGGCTGCGTGAGGCGGCCCGGGTGCGCCGTTCTGAGCTGGCCGGGTGGCCGGAGGCGGCCCGAACGATGGCTCAGGTGCTCGGCCTTTAG
- a CDS encoding 6-pyruvoyl trahydropterin synthase family protein, whose protein sequence is MFSVTVRDHLMVAHSFRGEVFGPAQALHGATFVVDATLRRPELDPDNIVVDIGAATRELGAVVAELNYRNLDEVPEFAGVNTSTEFLAKVVADRLAERIASGALGPHADGLASVTVTLHESHVAWASYERELHPGL, encoded by the coding sequence TTGTTCAGTGTCACCGTCCGAGACCACCTGATGGTCGCGCACAGCTTCCGGGGCGAGGTCTTCGGCCCCGCCCAGGCCCTGCACGGGGCGACGTTCGTGGTGGACGCGACCCTGCGCCGCCCCGAGCTGGACCCCGACAACATCGTGGTGGACATCGGCGCGGCCACCCGGGAGCTGGGTGCGGTGGTGGCCGAGCTCAACTACCGCAACCTGGACGAGGTGCCCGAGTTCGCGGGGGTGAACACCTCGACCGAGTTCCTGGCCAAGGTCGTCGCCGACCGTCTGGCCGAACGGATCGCGTCGGGCGCGCTGGGCCCGCACGCCGACGGACTGGCCTCGGTCACGGTGACCCTGCACGAGTCCCACGTGGCCTGGGCCTCCTACGAACGCGAACTGCACCCCGGGTTGTGA
- a CDS encoding zinc-dependent alcohol dehydrogenase → MTRTARAFWVSSPGVGELREVELPSPGPGEVVVRTLYSGISRGTETLVFGGGVPPNQYGVMRAPFQEGDFPGPLKYGYLNVGVVEEGPERLLGRTVFTLYPHQTRFVLPAAAVSVVPEVVPAARAVLAGTVETAVNALWDAAPLVGDRVAVVGAGMVGCCVARLLAQVPGSRVQLVDVDPSRAEVAERLGVDFALPEEAEGDRDLVFHTSATEAGLVRSLRLLHTEGEVVELSWYGDRQVILPLGEDFHSHRLAVRASQVGMISPARRSRYNHSERLQLALRLLGDAAFDALLTGESGFEDLPSVLPRLASGELPALCHRITYDS, encoded by the coding sequence ATGACGCGGACGGCACGGGCGTTCTGGGTGAGCTCCCCCGGAGTGGGCGAGCTGCGCGAGGTCGAACTCCCCTCGCCGGGCCCAGGCGAGGTGGTGGTGCGCACCCTGTACTCGGGGATCAGCCGGGGCACCGAGACGCTGGTCTTCGGCGGCGGGGTGCCGCCCAACCAGTACGGCGTGATGCGGGCGCCCTTCCAGGAAGGGGACTTCCCCGGCCCGCTCAAGTACGGCTACCTGAACGTGGGAGTGGTGGAGGAGGGACCCGAGCGGCTGCTGGGGCGGACGGTGTTCACGCTCTACCCGCACCAGACCCGGTTCGTGCTGCCCGCCGCCGCTGTCTCCGTGGTGCCCGAGGTCGTCCCCGCGGCCCGCGCGGTCCTGGCCGGAACCGTGGAGACGGCCGTGAACGCCCTGTGGGACGCCGCCCCGCTGGTGGGTGACCGCGTGGCGGTGGTCGGCGCGGGCATGGTGGGCTGCTGCGTGGCGCGCCTGCTCGCCCAGGTCCCGGGCTCCCGGGTCCAGCTGGTGGACGTCGACCCGAGCCGGGCCGAGGTCGCCGAGCGTCTGGGCGTGGACTTCGCCCTGCCGGAGGAGGCCGAGGGCGACCGCGACCTGGTCTTCCACACCAGCGCGACCGAAGCGGGGCTGGTGCGTTCACTGCGGCTGTTGCACACCGAGGGCGAGGTGGTGGAACTGAGCTGGTACGGGGACCGGCAGGTCATCCTGCCGCTGGGCGAGGACTTCCACTCCCACCGCTTGGCCGTGCGCGCCAGCCAGGTCGGCATGATCTCACCGGCCAGGCGCTCCCGGTACAACCACTCCGAACGCCTCCAGCTCGCGTTGCGGCTGCTCGGCGACGCGGCCTTCGACGCCCTGCTCACCGGTGAGAGCGGCTTCGAGGACCTGCCCTCGGTACTGCCCAGGCTGGCCAGCGGCGAACTACCAGCCCTGTGTCATCGGATCACCTACGACAGCTGA
- a CDS encoding CDP-alcohol phosphatidyltransferase family protein, protein MSDPGPWLGPLGWATGLLYVLLVTALLTVAVRRYDRWPLGPADMVTLVRVGLIGVVTALVVDGAPPLPVVSVAAVALVLDWVDGLVARGTRTESDFGARFDMEADAFLILVLSVYVSGVLGPWVLLVGVMRYLFGAAAWLAPWLRGPLPPSLARKAVAAAQGIVLTAVASGVLPEPVSAAAVALALAALVWSFGRDVMGLWRARSPRTGAAEER, encoded by the coding sequence GTGAGTGACCCGGGCCCCTGGTTGGGCCCCCTGGGGTGGGCCACCGGGTTGTTGTACGTCCTGCTCGTGACGGCGCTGCTGACAGTGGCCGTGCGCCGCTACGATCGCTGGCCGCTGGGCCCCGCGGACATGGTGACCCTGGTCCGGGTCGGCCTGATCGGCGTGGTGACGGCGCTGGTCGTCGACGGAGCACCGCCCCTGCCGGTGGTGTCGGTGGCCGCGGTGGCCCTGGTCCTGGACTGGGTGGACGGACTGGTGGCCCGCGGCACCCGCACCGAGTCGGACTTCGGGGCGCGCTTCGACATGGAGGCGGACGCCTTCCTGATCCTGGTGCTGAGCGTGTACGTGTCCGGGGTCCTGGGGCCTTGGGTGCTGCTGGTCGGGGTGATGCGGTACCTGTTCGGGGCCGCCGCCTGGCTGGCACCGTGGTTGCGGGGCCCCCTGCCGCCGAGTCTGGCCCGCAAGGCCGTGGCTGCCGCGCAGGGGATCGTGTTGACCGCGGTCGCCTCGGGGGTGCTTCCGGAGCCGGTGAGCGCGGCCGCCGTGGCGCTGGCGCTGGCCGCCCTGGTGTGGTCGTTCGGACGTGACGTAATGGGACTGTGGCGGGCGCGCTCCCCTCGGACCGGCGCCGCCGAGGAGAGGTGA
- a CDS encoding GTP cyclohydrolase II, with protein sequence MLSHTDVAESDLVLRRATFRCVAFRDPVDSHEHLALVLGELGDGEDVLVRVHSECVTGDVFGALRCECGDQLRAALDAILAEGRGMLVYLRGHEGRGIGLVNKVSTQLLQDEQGLDTVDSATALGLPVDVRDYGPAARVLRQRGVRSVRLLSNNPAKVRALEEHGIKVATRVPLLVAAHADNTRYLTAKRDRLGHDLPHLNGDGAPGKAPHTEPAPQPRSRSGAHGGSESENRLPEPGSAEAGE encoded by the coding sequence GTGCTGAGTCACACCGACGTAGCCGAGTCCGATCTCGTGCTGCGCCGCGCGACGTTTCGCTGCGTGGCCTTCCGGGACCCGGTCGACAGCCACGAGCACCTGGCCCTGGTCCTGGGCGAGCTCGGTGACGGCGAGGACGTCCTGGTGCGAGTGCACTCCGAGTGCGTGACCGGGGACGTGTTCGGAGCGCTGCGCTGCGAGTGCGGCGACCAGCTCCGCGCCGCCCTGGACGCGATCCTGGCCGAGGGCCGCGGGATGCTGGTCTACCTGCGCGGCCACGAGGGGCGCGGTATCGGGCTCGTGAACAAGGTGAGCACCCAGCTGCTCCAGGACGAACAGGGGCTGGACACCGTGGACTCGGCCACCGCGCTGGGGCTGCCGGTGGACGTGCGCGACTACGGCCCGGCCGCGCGGGTGCTGCGCCAGCGGGGGGTGCGTTCGGTGCGGCTGCTGTCCAACAACCCGGCCAAGGTGCGGGCTCTGGAGGAGCACGGGATCAAGGTCGCCACCCGGGTACCGCTGCTGGTGGCCGCGCACGCTGACAACACCCGCTACCTGACCGCCAAGCGCGACCGCCTGGGCCACGACCTGCCACACCTGAACGGCGACGGCGCACCCGGAAAGGCACCTCACACGGAGCCGGCGCCTCAACCCCGGAGCCGTTCCGGAGCACACGGTGGTTCCGAGTCCGAGAACCGCCTCCCCGAACCCGGCAGCGCTGAGGCGGGCGAGTGA
- a CDS encoding DUF2207 domain-containing protein gives MSHLPRGLLLVVLALLLTSCTFPGARDRITEYDTRVVVYADGTVDVTETITYDFGRDPSPGLLREIPLSQRVGLMRHRVWEISDVEVTSPSGAPADIEKQDEWRRVLSLEIGDSDARVTGAQTYEISYTVHGALNDEGYGPQFHWDFVGDEWGVPVNGVTARVEAPSVVEAECFYEESYRDQDGDTEYWDEECDQSGHDGAAASFGHPQLDSGAPLSGVVYLEEGTVEFAEPEHALAPLPRWITLAGVLSLPVVLVAAFFLGRHVTRWREKRRSRIRQGFGEELPDLPPAVAGFLFHKKRLRAEHALALLVSLEEKGHLTSVPKENGKGRDWLFVKQNSNVALTPAERSLRRGMFGLNSEIDLTWLRRSMTKTRIRWIEYALLREAARHGLVVRPWLWYPAVLGCGLVLMAAICTGVIVNAATPLDLAGLEMFSAAVLPTALTILFLPTQRTPYGDHVRDLLAERRRNPRELEPVMAIALGLPDETVRTLNAKVPNLSPYLRDHGYRRRWNRTVNDRIRSSRRSSGGGSGGGRVSGGGGGGGGGGRR, from the coding sequence TTGTCCCACCTTCCCCGCGGCCTCCTACTGGTCGTGCTCGCCCTGCTGCTCACCTCCTGCACCTTCCCGGGTGCCAGGGACCGCATCACCGAGTACGACACCCGTGTCGTGGTGTACGCCGACGGCACCGTGGACGTCACCGAGACCATCACCTACGACTTCGGCCGCGACCCCAGCCCCGGCCTGCTGCGTGAGATCCCGCTGAGCCAGCGCGTGGGCCTCATGCGCCACCGCGTCTGGGAGATCAGTGACGTCGAGGTCACCAGCCCCTCCGGCGCTCCGGCCGACATCGAGAAACAGGACGAGTGGCGCCGCGTCCTCAGTCTGGAGATCGGCGACAGCGACGCCCGGGTGACCGGGGCGCAGACCTACGAGATCTCCTACACGGTCCACGGTGCCCTCAACGACGAGGGTTACGGCCCCCAGTTCCACTGGGACTTCGTCGGTGACGAGTGGGGGGTGCCGGTCAACGGTGTGACCGCCCGGGTGGAGGCCCCCTCGGTCGTCGAGGCCGAGTGCTTCTACGAGGAGAGTTACCGCGACCAGGACGGCGACACCGAGTACTGGGACGAGGAGTGCGACCAGAGCGGGCACGACGGTGCCGCTGCCAGCTTCGGCCACCCGCAGCTGGACTCGGGCGCGCCCCTGAGTGGGGTGGTGTACCTGGAGGAGGGGACGGTCGAGTTCGCCGAACCCGAACACGCCCTGGCTCCTCTGCCGCGCTGGATCACCCTGGCCGGAGTGCTCTCCCTGCCCGTGGTGCTGGTCGCTGCCTTCTTCCTGGGCAGGCACGTCACCAGGTGGCGGGAGAAGCGCCGGTCCCGGATCCGGCAGGGGTTCGGTGAGGAACTGCCCGATCTGCCGCCGGCCGTCGCGGGATTCCTCTTCCACAAGAAACGGCTGCGCGCCGAACACGCCCTGGCCCTGTTGGTCAGCCTGGAGGAGAAGGGGCACCTGACCTCGGTGCCCAAGGAGAACGGCAAGGGCAGGGACTGGTTGTTCGTCAAGCAGAACTCCAACGTCGCGCTCACCCCGGCCGAACGGTCCCTGCGGCGGGGGATGTTCGGGCTCAACAGCGAGATCGACCTGACCTGGCTGCGTCGGTCGATGACCAAGACCCGGATCAGGTGGATCGAGTACGCCCTGCTGCGCGAAGCGGCACGGCACGGGCTGGTCGTCAGACCCTGGCTCTGGTACCCGGCCGTGCTCGGGTGCGGGCTCGTGCTGATGGCCGCGATCTGTACCGGTGTGATCGTCAACGCGGCCACCCCGCTCGACCTGGCCGGTCTGGAGATGTTCAGCGCGGCGGTACTGCCGACGGCGCTCACCATCCTGTTCCTGCCCACCCAGCGCACCCCCTACGGCGACCACGTCCGTGACCTGCTCGCCGAAAGGCGCCGGAACCCCCGCGAGCTGGAGCCGGTCATGGCCATCGCCCTCGGGTTGCCGGACGAGACGGTGCGGACCCTCAACGCCAAGGTGCCCAACCTGAGCCCCTACCTGCGTGACCACGGGTACCGGCGGCGTTGGAACCGTACGGTCAACGACCGCATCCGTAGTTCCAGGAGGAGCAGCGGTGGTGGCAGTGGCGGCGGCCGGGTCTCGGGCGGGGGTGGTGGAGGTGGCGGCGGAGGCCGCCGTTGA
- a CDS encoding SDR family oxidoreductase, producing MRILVLGGTSFVGRAIVEDALQAGHEVTLFNRGRSAPDLFPRTKRLQGDRDEGDYASLTEGTWDAVVDVSGFVPRHVRQATDALDDRVGRYLFISSNAVYAPGPGPGADESAPVRAPEWDTEKIGRHTYGPLKAACEQELGSRYGDRATVVRPGVLAGPHDNGDHLTYWVRRAAKGGKVVLPGDPGQPVQLLDVRDLARLVVRLLEDDRGGVFNATGPAEPLTLVEMLRTCAEAAGSEIDIVLVPQETIMASFPLVRPDRVWEQTFQRDFSRAREAGMPLRPLVTTAADVLAWDRERGEPPLAVGPSAEIERTLLSFVHRH from the coding sequence ATGCGGATTCTCGTGTTGGGTGGGACCTCGTTCGTTGGTCGGGCGATCGTTGAGGACGCGTTGCAAGCAGGGCACGAGGTCACGCTCTTCAATCGGGGCCGCAGCGCTCCTGACCTCTTCCCTCGGACGAAGCGGCTCCAGGGTGACCGGGACGAGGGCGACTACGCCTCCCTCACCGAAGGCACCTGGGACGCGGTGGTGGATGTCAGCGGTTTCGTGCCCCGGCATGTGCGCCAAGCCACTGACGCCCTCGATGACAGGGTGGGACGGTACCTGTTCATCTCCAGCAACGCCGTCTACGCTCCCGGCCCCGGGCCCGGGGCGGACGAGTCCGCCCCGGTACGAGCGCCCGAGTGGGACACCGAGAAGATCGGGCGCCACACCTACGGGCCGCTCAAGGCCGCCTGCGAGCAGGAGTTGGGCTCCCGGTACGGGGACCGTGCCACGGTGGTGCGGCCCGGGGTGCTCGCCGGGCCGCACGACAACGGCGACCACCTGACCTACTGGGTGCGCCGGGCCGCGAAGGGCGGCAAGGTGGTCCTGCCAGGCGATCCCGGGCAGCCGGTTCAGCTGTTGGACGTCCGTGACCTGGCCCGGCTGGTGGTCCGCCTGTTGGAGGACGACCGCGGCGGCGTGTTCAACGCCACGGGCCCCGCCGAACCCCTCACCCTGGTGGAGATGCTGCGTACCTGCGCCGAGGCGGCCGGAAGCGAGATCGACATCGTCCTGGTTCCCCAGGAGACGATCATGGCCTCCTTCCCCCTGGTGCGCCCCGACCGGGTGTGGGAGCAGACCTTCCAACGCGACTTCAGCCGGGCCCGGGAGGCCGGGATGCCGTTGCGGCCGCTGGTCACCACCGCCGCCGACGTCCTGGCCTGGGACCGCGAGCGCGGCGAACCCCCGCTGGCGGTCGGCCCCTCCGCGGAGATAGAGCGCACCCTGCTCTCCTTCGTTCACAGGCACTGA